A genomic stretch from Barnesiella intestinihominis YIT 11860 includes:
- a CDS encoding phosphoribosylaminoimidazolesuccinocarboxamide synthase, with the protein MKNALVKTDFKFPGQKSVYHGKVRDVYNIDDELLVMVVSDRISAFDVILPEGIPYKGQVLNQIAAKFLDATSDIVPNWKVATPDPMVTVGLRCEPFKVEMVVRGYLTGHAWREYKAGKRTLCGETMPEGMKENEKFPHPIITPTTKADEGHDEDISKAEIIARGIVSKEDYEQLEKYTLALYQRGCEMAAQKGLILVDTKYEFGKIGDKIILIDEIHTPDSSRYFYAEGYEDRLARGEEQRQLSKEFVRQWLIQNGFQGKEGQQVPEMTEEYCNSVSDRYIELYEHIVGEKFVKAEGEDVAARIEKHVTDFLNNRKK; encoded by the coding sequence ATGAAAAATGCTTTGGTAAAAACCGATTTCAAATTTCCCGGACAGAAGAGTGTGTATCACGGCAAAGTGCGCGATGTATACAATATCGACGACGAGCTGTTGGTGATGGTGGTCAGTGACCGTATTTCGGCATTCGACGTGATTCTTCCAGAGGGTATTCCTTACAAGGGGCAGGTGCTGAACCAGATTGCCGCTAAGTTTTTGGATGCTACGTCGGACATTGTCCCGAACTGGAAGGTGGCTACTCCCGATCCGATGGTGACCGTAGGGCTGCGTTGCGAACCATTCAAGGTAGAAATGGTCGTGCGGGGATATTTGACGGGACATGCATGGCGCGAGTACAAGGCCGGCAAACGAACGCTTTGCGGAGAGACGATGCCCGAGGGCATGAAGGAGAACGAAAAATTCCCGCATCCTATCATCACGCCGACTACCAAAGCCGATGAGGGTCACGACGAGGATATTTCGAAGGCGGAGATTATCGCCAGAGGTATCGTCTCGAAAGAGGACTACGAACAGTTGGAGAAATATACGTTGGCGTTGTATCAACGAGGCTGCGAGATGGCTGCTCAAAAGGGGCTTATTTTGGTGGATACGAAGTATGAGTTCGGCAAAATAGGCGATAAAATCATTCTCATCGACGAGATTCATACGCCCGATTCTTCGCGCTATTTCTATGCCGAAGGTTATGAAGATCGTCTTGCCCGTGGCGAGGAACAACGTCAGTTATCGAAAGAGTTCGTGCGTCAATGGTTGATTCAGAATGGATTTCAGGGTAAAGAGGGTCAACAGGTTCCCGAAATGACCGAGGAATACTGCAACAGCGTGTCGGATCGCTATATCGAGCTATATGAGCATATCGTGGGCGAAAAGTTCGTGAAAGCCGAGGGCGAGGACGTTGCCGCCCGTATCGAAAAGCACGTGACCGATTTTTTGAACAACCGTAA
- a CDS encoding helix-turn-helix domain-containing protein: MILDTLFIESLSNFVHGLSTAFFLYFGIKLVFFRVTNRPLFILGCLFCLWGVQDLKDLLLYIDTIGDSPYYSTILLSIDMWAVPLCALFLLEILSPGFATLRRVLLFELPLVLFTVVYIMTGLFEVYMSSVVYTAVVCALVVLFIVVRVRRYNRYMRDNYSYTERINVQWLMNSMAILAVCLLSWLYVCTNVSHLGDMFYYISSTVLWAVVLYYSLRQEWIPQAQDMESEETGVSRNFVSQMGGKLEEYIREKELYLNPKLSLSDLAVEMGTNRSYLSNCLNNELGITFYDYINSFRLEKAKEILDDSGFEGCIEDVAIRSGFNSVSTFRRSFQKKYGCTPSQYRKNALGHR, encoded by the coding sequence ATGATTTTAGATACATTGTTTATAGAGAGTCTCTCGAATTTCGTACATGGTCTGTCAACGGCTTTTTTTCTATATTTCGGAATCAAATTGGTTTTCTTTCGGGTTACGAATCGGCCTCTTTTTATTTTGGGGTGTCTTTTTTGCCTGTGGGGAGTCCAAGACTTGAAAGACTTGTTATTGTATATAGATACTATCGGCGATTCTCCATATTATTCTACTATTCTTTTATCGATAGATATGTGGGCGGTTCCTCTTTGTGCGCTTTTCTTGTTGGAGATATTGTCCCCCGGGTTCGCCACTCTCCGTCGAGTCCTTTTGTTTGAATTACCATTGGTTTTATTTACCGTCGTTTATATAATGACCGGTTTATTCGAGGTTTATATGTCGAGTGTCGTTTATACGGCGGTAGTTTGTGCATTGGTAGTCTTGTTTATAGTCGTGAGGGTGAGGAGGTATAACCGGTATATGCGTGATAACTATTCTTATACCGAGCGTATTAATGTGCAGTGGCTGATGAACAGTATGGCTATTTTGGCCGTGTGTCTGTTGTCTTGGTTGTATGTTTGTACGAATGTCAGCCATTTGGGCGATATGTTTTATTATATTTCATCTACTGTATTGTGGGCGGTTGTTTTGTATTATAGTTTGCGTCAAGAATGGATTCCTCAGGCGCAAGATATGGAGTCGGAGGAAACGGGTGTATCCCGTAATTTCGTTTCGCAGATGGGAGGCAAGCTCGAAGAGTATATCCGAGAGAAGGAACTCTATCTGAACCCCAAATTGTCGTTGTCGGACTTGGCGGTCGAGATGGGAACAAACCGAAGTTATTTATCTAATTGTCTGAATAACGAATTGGGTATCACTTTCTACGATTATATCAACTCGTTCCGGTTGGAAAAGGCGAAAGAGATTCTCGATGACTCCGGTTTCGAGGGCTGTATCGAAGATGTGGCGATTCGCAGTGGGTTTAATTCTGTTTCTACATTTCGTCGTTCTTTTCAAAAAAAATACGGTTGTACTCCTTCGCAATATCGGAAAAATGCCTTAGGACATAGATAG
- the mutY gene encoding A/G-specific adenine glycosylase, whose translation MKKGTEQEEQGAPLAAGLHAWYAENHRVLPWRGITDAYRIWISEIILQQTRVVQGFEYYNRFISRFPDVRSLAAADDDEVMKLWQGLGYYSRARNLLTAARQVVERFGGEFPTTYEGIRSLQGIGDYTAAAVASFAYGLPHAVVDGNVYRVLSRIYGIDTPIDTTEGRKLFAALADELLDRKDPGGYNQALMEFGALYCVPRSPQCGRCIFADRCMALATHRVEELPVKQGKTVVKPRYFNYFYVRQGGDTWIRRREGRDIWRNLYELPLIETDEEQGLDDLQRSGIWAELFHDAGQVGVSSQVYSCKHVLSHRIIHARFYMVETEFAPDMTGYMKIPVERLGDYAVSRLTESFLEKLSMNYPSLF comes from the coding sequence ATGAAAAAAGGAACAGAACAAGAAGAACAGGGCGCGCCGTTGGCTGCCGGTTTGCATGCGTGGTACGCCGAGAATCACCGGGTGTTGCCGTGGAGGGGTATTACCGATGCGTATCGTATTTGGATTTCGGAGATTATTTTGCAGCAGACACGGGTGGTGCAGGGCTTCGAGTATTACAATAGATTCATATCCCGATTTCCCGATGTGCGGTCTTTGGCTGCCGCCGATGACGACGAGGTGATGAAACTGTGGCAAGGATTGGGCTATTATAGCCGGGCCCGTAATTTGTTGACTGCTGCGCGTCAGGTGGTGGAACGATTCGGTGGGGAGTTCCCGACGACTTACGAGGGTATACGTTCTTTGCAGGGAATAGGGGATTATACGGCGGCAGCGGTAGCTTCGTTCGCTTACGGGTTGCCTCATGCTGTGGTGGACGGTAATGTGTATCGGGTTCTTTCCCGAATTTATGGTATCGATACGCCTATCGACACGACCGAGGGACGAAAGTTGTTTGCCGCTCTTGCCGACGAGTTGCTCGACCGGAAAGACCCGGGCGGGTATAATCAGGCGTTGATGGAGTTCGGTGCACTGTATTGTGTGCCTCGCTCACCTCAGTGCGGAAGGTGTATTTTTGCCGACCGTTGTATGGCTTTGGCGACTCATCGAGTAGAAGAGTTACCTGTGAAACAGGGTAAGACGGTGGTAAAACCTCGTTATTTCAATTATTTTTATGTGAGACAGGGCGGAGATACTTGGATTCGTCGGCGAGAGGGGCGTGATATTTGGCGTAATTTGTATGAGCTTCCGCTTATCGAGACCGATGAAGAACAGGGGCTCGATGACTTGCAGCGTAGCGGTATTTGGGCAGAGTTGTTTCATGACGCCGGACAAGTGGGTGTTTCGTCTCAGGTGTATAGTTGTAAGCATGTGTTGTCGCATCGTATCATTCATGCCCGTTTTTACATGGTGGAGACGGAGTTTGCTCCCGATATGACCGGGTATATGAAGATTCCGGTGGAACGATTGGGGGACTATGCCGTGTCGCGCTTGACCGAAAGTTTCTTGGAAAAGCTGTCAATGAATTATCCTTCGTTGTTTTGA
- a CDS encoding alpha/beta hydrolase: MKKNISLLLTLFLCVATLSAQQVDTITIHSKMGHDLKNVIILPESYTHSDTRYPVVYLLHGCGDNYSAWLKIKPELPQIASLYNFIIVCPDGKINSWYWNSPRNKDMQFEDYISDEVIRYVDSHFRTIPDRKARAISGLSMGGHGAMWNAIRHRDVFGAVGSTSGGLDIRPFPTNWKMKDQLGEFVANKKRWDEHTVINLIPSLNDGDLAIIIDCGVDDFFLEVNRRTHQALLTRNIKHDYIERPGGHNHAYWNNSIDYQLLFFHKYFSRSQENKSKTN; this comes from the coding sequence ATGAAAAAAAACATTTCTTTACTGCTCACTTTATTCCTATGTGTCGCTACTCTTTCGGCTCAACAAGTCGACACGATAACTATACATAGCAAAATGGGGCACGACCTCAAAAACGTAATTATCCTCCCCGAAAGCTACACCCATAGCGACACCCGTTACCCGGTAGTGTACCTCCTACACGGATGCGGAGACAATTATTCGGCTTGGCTGAAAATAAAACCCGAGTTGCCGCAAATCGCCTCCCTCTACAACTTCATCATCGTTTGCCCCGATGGGAAAATTAACAGTTGGTACTGGAACAGCCCCCGCAATAAAGACATGCAATTCGAAGACTATATATCAGACGAAGTGATTCGATACGTCGACTCCCACTTCCGTACCATACCCGATCGCAAGGCAAGAGCCATTTCCGGGCTCAGTATGGGAGGTCATGGAGCCATGTGGAATGCAATCCGTCACCGCGACGTTTTCGGAGCCGTAGGCAGCACCAGCGGAGGTCTCGATATCCGCCCTTTCCCTACGAACTGGAAAATGAAAGACCAGTTGGGAGAATTCGTAGCCAATAAAAAACGCTGGGACGAACACACCGTTATTAACCTGATCCCCTCTCTAAACGACGGAGATCTCGCCATTATCATCGACTGCGGAGTAGACGATTTCTTTCTCGAAGTCAACCGAAGAACACATCAGGCATTACTCACCCGTAATATAAAACACGATTATATCGAACGTCCCGGAGGACACAACCATGCCTATTGGAACAATTCCATAGATTATCAGCTGCTCTTCTTTCATAAATACTTTTCTCGTTCCCAAGAAAATAAGAGCAAAACAAACTAG
- a CDS encoding PhoH family protein, producing MIERVIILDAVDPVAFYGVNNANVQLIKNLFPKVRIAARGNVMKVIGDEKETEVFEEKIKLLEKHCAEYNQLSEEVIIDIIKGDEPQAIKPQENLIIYGVNGKPITGRTPNQKKLVEAFAKNDLTFALGPAGSGKTYVAIALAVKALKNKEVKKIILSRPAVEAGEKLGFLPGDMKDKIDPYLQPLYDALQDMIPAVKLKEYMETNVIQIAPLAFMRGRTLSDAVIILDEAQNTTTHQIKMFLTRLGMNAKMIVTGDMTQIDLPASQTSGLIQAIGILKNVEGIARVEFNKKDIVRHKLVQRIVEAYEKHDEKVRKASMSKKYEQAEKKGEE from the coding sequence ATGATAGAAAGAGTAATCATATTGGATGCTGTCGATCCGGTAGCGTTTTACGGCGTGAATAACGCGAATGTACAGTTGATTAAGAATTTGTTCCCGAAAGTGCGTATTGCCGCCCGCGGGAATGTGATGAAGGTGATCGGCGATGAGAAGGAGACCGAGGTTTTCGAGGAGAAAATCAAGTTGCTTGAAAAACATTGCGCCGAATATAACCAGTTGAGCGAGGAGGTAATCATCGATATTATCAAGGGCGATGAACCGCAAGCGATAAAACCGCAGGAGAACCTCATTATTTACGGAGTGAACGGTAAACCGATTACGGGGCGTACGCCAAACCAAAAGAAACTGGTGGAGGCTTTCGCCAAAAACGACTTGACTTTTGCGCTCGGTCCGGCGGGGTCGGGCAAGACTTATGTAGCGATAGCACTTGCGGTGAAAGCGTTGAAAAACAAAGAGGTGAAGAAGATTATCCTGAGCCGTCCGGCTGTGGAGGCAGGAGAAAAATTGGGCTTTCTGCCGGGGGATATGAAGGATAAAATAGATCCTTATCTGCAACCGTTGTACGATGCTTTGCAGGATATGATTCCGGCAGTGAAGCTGAAAGAGTACATGGAGACGAACGTGATACAAATCGCTCCGTTGGCATTTATGAGGGGGCGTACGTTGAGCGATGCGGTGATTATTCTCGATGAGGCGCAGAACACGACCACACACCAGATAAAAATGTTTCTTACCCGATTGGGTATGAATGCGAAAATGATCGTTACCGGCGATATGACGCAGATCGATTTGCCTGCGTCGCAGACTTCGGGGTTGATACAGGCGATAGGGATTTTGAAAAATGTAGAGGGTATAGCCCGAGTGGAATTCAACAAGAAAGATATCGTGCGACATAAATTAGTACAGCGTATTGTCGAGGCTTATGAAAAACACGACGAGAAAGTACGCAAGGCTTCCATGTCTAAAAAGTATGAACAAGCCGAGAAAAAAGGAGAAGAGTAA
- a CDS encoding DUF3843 family protein, whose translation MNTDKQRIYNGDWKTLHPYSGSAPTDLYYITLANKVLAAIRAVETSLEESDYRKIDETEQKELACILTAYFEDIISQTGIFQAFTRIHGKRFGKPLPFYTLDEDYTPGEINIEEVQFLVWHYHMQLNNLDIPYSPTLDTFAAIASDVMEIFETEYESAPENEKLLQYFRIDEKESHNLYALHARFLWLCTQSYLFFNNGFLLEDQAESLAEEAKEAGMDEQIPDMVNLLCNDFGFNHVTEFMRLTPPRWLAEVLGEDSPLYASLSSMGHKYTGYFRYENADETITRFRHIATDRIIEATNRSLVGLPRNMKDPSLILRTGFIQWNGEWWLSGQISSYEDSEDLIGQITGDDDEYNLFEPEEELPEEEQRIILTDILATTEGEDGQTLDASDTAWQALLSDEIGKDFFISQVKAGEITGLQFYNAPGHLLLDNIDFVTEYVKR comes from the coding sequence ATGAATACCGACAAACAACGCATATATAACGGCGATTGGAAAACATTGCATCCTTACTCCGGCTCAGCACCCACCGACCTTTACTACATCACATTGGCCAATAAAGTTCTGGCTGCCATTCGAGCCGTCGAAACCTCTCTCGAAGAAAGCGATTATCGCAAAATAGACGAGACCGAACAAAAAGAGCTTGCCTGCATCCTCACGGCCTATTTCGAGGATATTATTTCACAAACCGGTATTTTTCAAGCCTTCACGCGCATTCACGGTAAACGTTTCGGAAAACCGCTCCCGTTTTATACACTCGACGAAGACTATACGCCCGGCGAAATCAACATCGAAGAGGTACAATTCCTCGTGTGGCATTACCACATGCAACTCAACAACCTCGACATACCCTATTCACCCACACTCGATACATTCGCTGCAATAGCCTCCGACGTGATGGAAATATTCGAGACCGAATACGAATCGGCTCCCGAAAACGAAAAGCTACTCCAATACTTCCGAATCGACGAAAAAGAGTCTCATAACCTTTACGCATTGCACGCCCGTTTCCTTTGGCTTTGTACCCAGTCCTACCTATTCTTCAACAACGGTTTCTTATTGGAAGACCAAGCCGAGTCCCTTGCCGAAGAAGCCAAAGAAGCCGGTATGGACGAGCAAATACCCGATATGGTAAACCTGCTTTGTAACGACTTCGGCTTCAACCATGTAACCGAATTTATGCGGCTCACACCACCCCGCTGGCTCGCCGAAGTATTGGGAGAGGATTCCCCTTTGTATGCCTCCCTGTCGAGTATGGGACACAAATACACCGGCTATTTCCGTTACGAAAACGCCGATGAGACAATCACCCGATTCCGCCACATAGCGACCGACCGGATTATCGAAGCGACCAACCGCTCGCTGGTAGGGCTGCCCCGCAATATGAAAGACCCGTCTCTCATTTTACGTACCGGATTCATTCAATGGAACGGCGAATGGTGGCTTTCCGGACAGATCAGCAGTTACGAAGATAGCGAAGACCTCATCGGACAAATCACCGGCGACGATGACGAATACAATCTTTTCGAACCCGAAGAAGAGTTACCCGAAGAGGAACAACGAATTATCCTCACCGATATATTGGCAACGACCGAAGGAGAAGACGGACAAACCCTCGATGCTTCCGATACCGCTTGGCAGGCACTGTTAAGCGACGAAATCGGTAAAGACTTTTTTATTTCCCAAGTTAAAGCCGGAGAAATTACCGGATTACAATTCTATAACGCCCCCGGTCACTTGTTACTCGACAATATAGATTTTGTTACCGAATATGTAAAACGATAA
- a CDS encoding RsmD family RNA methyltransferase: protein MRIISGKYGRRRFDVPTNIKARPTTDFARENIFNVLENLIDFEGIEALDLFAGTGAISFELLSRECSRVVCVEIYPTQYNFIRKVQQQLNDPNLTPIKGDVFKFVQSCRQQFDLIFADPPYDLPRLETLPQEVLSRGLLKPGGIFVLEHSKNNDFSTHPLFDQHRSYGSVNFSLFRTPI from the coding sequence ATGCGAATTATTAGCGGTAAATACGGACGCAGACGCTTCGACGTCCCTACGAATATAAAAGCTCGACCGACGACCGATTTCGCGCGGGAGAACATTTTCAACGTACTCGAAAACCTGATCGATTTCGAGGGCATTGAAGCCCTTGATTTATTTGCCGGAACAGGAGCCATCAGTTTCGAATTATTATCGCGCGAATGCAGCCGGGTGGTATGCGTGGAAATTTATCCGACACAATACAATTTTATCCGCAAAGTCCAACAACAACTCAACGACCCGAATCTGACTCCTATCAAGGGAGATGTGTTCAAGTTCGTACAAAGCTGCCGGCAACAATTCGACCTCATTTTTGCCGATCCGCCTTACGATCTGCCCCGGTTGGAAACCCTGCCGCAGGAAGTGCTATCGAGAGGTCTTTTGAAACCGGGCGGAATCTTCGTTCTCGAACATTCCAAAAACAATGACTTTTCCACTCACCCCCTATTCGACCAGCACCGTAGTTACGGGAGCGTGAACTTCTCGCTCTTCCGCACGCCGATATAA